The Branchiostoma floridae strain S238N-H82 chromosome 7, Bfl_VNyyK, whole genome shotgun sequence region accttaaaaCAGAATAGATGATACGAAAGGCATGTCCAGAATGCGATAATTTTTCTGACATCTGGCGATTGTTGATGATATACAGAGAGGAGCTTTTCAAACTGACCCATGTGAAAAATGGCCGAATAATCCAGCTGACCGGTACCAGGTTGTACCGGACAAGCAAACAAAAGGGGGTCAGTCTTTAAATGCCTCGTTAAAGCGATATGATCATTAGCCATTCTTTTTGGTTTAAAGATACTGAGAAGGGATTTGTACGGCACTTCTGAATTGTGAACGTTGGAAATGCAAAATCTCACTAGGACGGCGACCAAATATTTAGTAGAGCGctcaacataaaaacaaaacaaaagttttaacgctctgtgtgtgttttgtagtcttttcagtgataattttacattttgcatgatattccaattgTTATCAAATGCTTCATATATTCTCATAGATATTTCGGTAGGGGCGTAAAGGTGGACTTTCACTGCTCTTGGGGTaccggtgaggcactgcggggttcttaCACTGCGGcacagttttgttattttcgcgtgtttttttttttataatctagatattgcgtaatacgtaaaagtatgtagaagacaacaaaacagaaaaaaatccgttctttatccctgaaattcgttgagtcatctacgaaccccgcagtgccgcactggtgccccaagtgcagtgcgaGTCCACCTTTACACGGGGTCCCGTGTTCCTGGAAGTGCATCCAATACGttacaacagcctcattactcagataGGTAGCTAAACTTGCTGTACTTCAAGGTGAATCAGCGAATAAAATCCAGTAGTCACGACTACGATGATTCAACGTATCAAAAAACCATTATGAACGTACTAAACTATGCCCAGGCTTGTCAGGAAGGGAGGCTTTGTATAATCTTCGAATTCGTATCTTCTTCCACATCAGCTCCAATAAGCTAGGCGTGTTGGTACGCTAATGGACCCTACAGGAATCAGTAATGTTAGCTCATTCAGCTGTAGAGTGAAAGCATACTTGGGAATTACTGTTTCAATATTCACTCTAAAAGTCCTATCTTGTAGAACATATGTATAACCTCGAGGGCTAAAATGTACCATTGCGAAAtatactttgttgttgttcacctttTTCACCTAGTGGCACATATATTAGCAAGttcccttgctgtttctgtagaagGGTAAATTTTTACACTTTACATGCAGGTAGGtattgctagcccttccccttcaACTTGCTTGGGACACTTTTTCTAATACGGGAACCCGTTTACACCCCTTCcgaaagatgggtgcagcccTAACCAATAAGATGCCCTTACCAGAATTGAACCGGGTTCTAATATTAAAAATATGCGCTCAACTTTACAAGCTGAGCTACAGGGATATCCCAAGAAATTTACTTATGAAGATGTTAGTCGTACTTTCTATATTGTTTTGCAGTTGCCGCGATATGAATAgcaaataaacacaaataaacaaacattatgttacaacaCAAGTACTTACAATCTTATGTATAGTCGACTTTATTCATTACGatacgaaaaatagaaatgttacATATGAATCAATACTTTCTGTTTTGTTCTATATAGTTACATTGAAACTatttacacacatacaaacgcacaCCAACAAAAGGAATTTAAAAAGGCACTGACATATTTACAAAAGTATGGACGGTTCGATAAGGGATATCGATCTTTATGTCTTATTTTCTCAAGAAAACAACTCTTCAAggaaatacaaacatacacttcCTTATGTCTCATCCTACTTCTAATGTAGGGTCTTACTTGTGCAAACAATGCGTTTAGATTAAAACCAGTTACGTTTAGTTAAAATTCAAAATATAAAAGTTTTAAAGCAACCAAAACACCAAatgttggacagtttttgtAGGAATGAAGAAAGATTGATAAAACAAAGTTTCTTGCGAGGCTGATTCATGACATAGCTCCTTgcagaaaattaagaaaatgaaattgtAAACAATTTTTAGAACTAATAAAAAATTGAAAGTTGATGAGAAAGTAtcataaaaaatagaaattaaaaaaaagaaaattacaagaaaatgaCGCCGTTGTTTGATATGTCTGTAACAGTGCAGTGAATCCTTCGGTGGTACATATAGTGATATACGACCGCCTGTCGTAAGTATTCGTGatcaatttgaaaccaaaaGTCAAGTATATATCTGTACATTTAACAAATATCTACAGAATGCAACAATATTGAAAAGTTATATTTGATAAAGTCTGATATAAAACACTGTTGGTTAGTCTCAGTGTAAACAAATTTTGTTCCTGTTGGACATATGGATGAGAAAGTCGCACAATGATCTCTGAAACGTTTCTGTGCCACACACAATGATCTCCAAGCGTTACTACGATAGTCCGCGATATAGtctccctctttccactagggACTGCGACGGCCCTGCTACCGCTGAACGACAAAGATTTGACAAATTGCTCgatgaatttcaaagataaaaaccttattttcttacgttttgtgtgttttcttgtcacTTCAGTAATGGATTTTTATCTTCCTTCGTATTCTAATTATAAATTCAAGGGCCATACAAATCTTGTACGCTCGCTGTACGGTCGCTGTACGTTCGTTTACGATCACAGTTTAGTGAAATGGGTGCCTTAAAAGTCTCTGAAATGATAAAGTCCTTCGTTTATACGTGAATCATTCCCTCTCAATTATAGGAGGCAGTGCTGAGATGGGTTCGGAGTCCTTTTCTCCTGGTTGACAGAAGGCGGGAAACCTGTTAGGAAGAGAGTTGACCCAATCCGAACATTTCTTCATGACAGCTTgtcttctctcttcttcttcGGTATACCCCTGTAGCCACTCCATGCTTTCTTCTGTCAGTCCGGTGGGGTCTAGAACTCTACTAGCCGTCGCTAGAGGTGTGAGTTTCTTCCGCCCGTCGGCACGAGCTTCGTCGCGGTAGGAATCCGTCTTCCAGAGTTCGTATATCTCGTTCAGTCTACAACCGGTGTCACGTTGGGTCCCCCGTGTTGGCGGTGGGGACTGAttctggttgttgttgttggtagTATTTTCCGCAACACCTGCACCGTCTTGTTGTTTGACGTCAGGCGGGGAAGGAGGCTTGGGCCGCCGAGGATGCTCCCGAGACTGCCCCCTGAGTCGTTCACGCGAAGGTTCCCGCCTGCTAATCCTACTAGGCGGCGGTAGCACAGTTCTATCCCCGCTCTGCTTTCTCTGAACATGCGTCGTCGTCGGTGGGAAAGAAATCCTCGCTGTGACGGTAGCATCACCAGACGTTTCTCTTGGCGGTGGCCCCCAGTATGTTGAGTTGGTTCTCCCCGTGAGTCCCACATTCACCGGACGATTGCGGCGTCCTGTTCCTGGTATATCCATGATGTGTACGTTTCTGGGAACCAGTACGGCGCCCTGAGATGCCATGTTTTCTAGTCTGGTTCCAGAATGATCGTTCTGAGCCGGTGGTTTGTCCTTTATACACCGTGCTGATACGTGTACGTCAGTTTCCCCTGAGGCGAGGATCACGCCCACTCAGTTTATCTCACACGGGGATCAGGTGTGCTGTACAGGACATACTGAAAGGACGGCAAACATAAACCCATTGTTAAAACATGTTTCCTGGAAATAACACATTGAATTTCGCTTTTCCTTTTGTTATTTCTCCTATATTTATCATACGTTCTTAATGAATTGCATCAGTTTAGTTCCCCTAGGGTATAGTAAAATCAGTTGGTGATATGCTTAGTCTTGTACTAATAGTTAATGAACAATTAATAAAATTCGAAAGATAGACAGAATTGTTGCTGCCATATAGAATTCACAAATCTTTATTGATAAACAATTGTTTAAatacattctgaaaatgtagATATAGGTTAAATTTCGACAAAAATGCAAGTTCctgtaacagttataaacatatcAACGTTTAGACGAGAGGAACAGCCAACCTTTCTTATCGACTTTTAAACCCCAATATTGTTGCAATTGTTGCATGTAAAAATAGATAAAGACATTTATTGTAGATTGTTAGTAAACCGGCCTTAGTACAGGTTTAAACAAGACTAGTTAGAAATTGATTAATGTAAAGTACACTATAGCTATCAGCTAAAATTAAACAGAGAAATTTATTTCCGATTTCGTCGCTTTTAGCTTCAGTAGAAACTGCATGAAGACCAGATTTATTTTCAACTGTACCTTTATATAGCTGCTAGAGAAATATGAATGTTTCAACAATTCTTAATATTCTGCTGGGTAAAATTAGATTTAAAGCACTGTTAGTCTCCAAAAAGTAGTCAAGAATTGTGACATAGCATTTGactatatattttgttttgagaGTTAACTTTGCCACCAAAGGCACAAGAAATGTATGTGAACGGTCAAGGTAAGAACTTATTGTAAAATGTATCCCCCAACAACCTTACACTGATTGGACGAATTCAACGACTTTGAGTGACAATAGACGAATCAGTGACGGTGTTCCTTAGGGAGGGACAATGACGTAACGGCATCGCATTGAAGGCAGAATGGGGATATCAAATGTCTGAGTGCATTATGTTTGTTTATCCAAAAATGTATTACAATATTTTGATAAGATGTTTTGAGAGGTTTTGCTTTGTGTGGCACAGTTTTGTGGTCCCTATTTCCCAAGGCTTATCCTTACcatatacagacagacagacagacttacagacagacaggcagccAGGCAGCCAGGCAggcatgcagacagacagacagaagttTTATTTTGAACGTTTCTTAACATATTTTTTATAtgttcgccaagaagattatgtttttggttGCTTGCATCTGTGTATATGTATCTATGAACAAGATGATAGTTAGCATGTCGGTACATATAATTCGATTTTTGGCCCTCTAACGGTTTGTTAGGGTATTGCAGTTGAAGTTCTGTTTTTTATATATCGTGTTCTGGATATTTTTTTGATTTTAGTGTTTCTTTTTACTTATGTATACACATCAAGTAACAatttaaaaatggcattttatcAGAAACAGTGCCGACCGCtacataatttttatttctaaaaaATCCAAACAACAATAGAACTGTGAAGCATCGTATACATTGGATATTTTGTTGCCTATACATATATGTTGTCTCTACGTACACATCTACTACCAGAGGACTACATGTGTCCAACAATACTAATGAATGGTTAAATAGGCGCGGTCCTAAGCCATTAAGCTGTACTCTATTGACCACTAATGGCCACCGGGGGCTATTTTTGGACCCTGTGACCACATCCCTCTTTTGTTTCTTGTCCAAACATCATCCTCGACTTCCGTTTAAAACGCCGTTGTGGTCCTTTCAACTCTGCCCCACTAATTGAAAGACTCTTTACAACAAGTATATGATAAATGAGTTGGTGTGGTTAGACCACCCGTCCGTAAGGGTGGAGTGCTAACATGGACTGATGAATGTGTTAGTTAGTGACTGTGTGCATATAATAGACAGGTCTAACAGTACaaagtgtgtgtatgtttgtactAAAACAGTACAAGCTTAAGATCCGACACTATGTCTTTTCAGCCACACACAACCGTCACGACGTTCAATCTTTCATCCCTAATTCTGGTCTACCGCACTTCTATTGAATAGTTTTGTCATTATCAAAACCTAAATTTAGAATTTATATTTCATCTCTTTTGTAAGCTAGATGTTTGTGAGATATAGGTCTTGGCACAACGTGTAGACATACAATTTGCTCGTTTCCTTTCAATGCAAGCAAGCGGAACGACGGTAGACTAAAAGTGCTGTTCAATTAAAGAAGGGTCCGTGTAAGGTACAATACATGAACAGAAGTTGACAGAACAGTACTAATATTGCGACAAAACCCCATAGATACCTCAGGAAAGTTCactcaatcaaccaatcaaacaATTAATCAATATAATTTGGATGattctttttgtgtaaaatgaagcaCAATATTCAAGACGGTTGTGTCGAACCTTTCAGGTATCTTTttaacatatcaatttttgaaatCTAGTTAAATATCTCCCTATAAATTTAACACGTTTCCCGTACTAAAGATATGCTCTCTGTGAGGTAGCaatagacaacaacaacaacaacaacagagagGTCACCACCCTCCTTTAAAAACGCTTCGTCATAGACTGTTTTTATGATCGACGGACCGTAAAATAATAGGAACATCTCAAAATACCTGGGAACAAAAGTCGCCATACCAGAGCGTGATTTTAGACTACAGAGACTGACACAAAAGATGACGCCGGTGGTCGCGGTGCATCAAACGTTTGGCTGTCTATGATTGACAGTTGTAACTGACGTGAGAAATCGTTCTTTTCTGAAAATGCTCTGGTACGGGAAATTGTTTTACAGTAGGTGATGCGATAACATCCGTGTCACTATTCGTTATtcttttcatttatctattgagatgtacaacatttgtaaaatgattgacataacaggtgactatcaccttttcaagatgtcaacacggagatcagactgtaaggtttaatCCTCTCACATTGAGAAGGACACTTACTCTTTTCGAAAACTACAGTTAGATTTTAAACATACTACAGGTTTGAGTTTCCTCAAACTAACACTGAACGTcttattttatgtacatttcgAGGGCGCAATCGGATTTTTATTTTATGTGAGTGAAAAGATAGGTGTAAAGTATCATTCACATGGAAACAACACTAACGCCTGTAAGGGATTTGAAGGAACCTTCAAATTGTAAGGTTACAACCCTAGCCACAAAACTACCTTGCCAACTTATTCTACTATACTGTGTATTTTTGAATTTTAATAGACGGATTCAAACATACAGTGTAGGTCGTCTCCCCTCTTATTGATGGGAAAAACAtggtctgtgtaacacaaatgctgtccggggctgtaactggcccctccccgcagaggATGCCGGCatatgttgggcgggctgctataagtgagatttaatcaggctaagaaaaacacataCTCCTCCAAAAATACGTCAGTACTAAGATGGAAGACTTCAGCCTGAAAGCAGCACTAATGTACCGTACCGGGTTATGGTTAATCTTCCACAGTGAGTGGCGACAGTGAAATGTCTCCTGAGTACGGCAACGCTCCTCTGACTGTCTTATCGTCAAGATCAAAATATAGAGGAAACGCCTGGCGGCTAGATCTAAGGCGATAGACAAAGGCTAAACGTACGACTGCGAGTCAGTGTGTAAATGTGTGACCTCTGTAGTGCTGTATATGTTTCTGTAGCACCATCAGAATAtaattttacagggaggggggggggggggaaggcTAGTTTGCCCTTCGTGATCGAAGCTAGTGACCTCCACTAACATGGAACCCTCATTTTACGTCCCGTCCGAAGGGCGAGTGCAGCCCCAATCGAGATGCCCAGAAAGGATTTGAACTAAGGTCTCCCGTCATCTCTCTGGTTGagattaaccctcaaaccaccgtatggggtcaaaactgaccccaggcacatatcaatgtgtgccattatgtcatttctagtcgaaaacaaatttccttccaggagtttgtttgtagatctgtcctataacttcttatacgtttttaccgagattggctcattgttgattaagttatcctcgaaagtttctacatggtccagtggggtcaaaactgaccccagcgtttttttaaacaaacttttgcgacccacacctaaactacttcttgtaggatcacgaaattttcagagaatgatgtacatgtaagccaaaattactgtaccaacttttgtgccattatcatgtcatatgacgacattatggcgtcatctaggtaatatcggccgccatcttggattttgactgattacgtcatcaaattagcataaattatgaatattgagtcctgaaatttatgttgaattttataagatgtgataaacaattgttatttgccaagaaaaccttaaaactaaaatgtttaatacaaaattagagaatttcgtaataaatatgcctgtcagaattccgttgccatggcaacataaaaaatgatgaacatactttgttcactgaaaatgtttgctatcaacattttgtaaaaagttaccaagtttggtggccctagcataagccattcaggcactatatggcattgaagctggtacaggcatcaaaaacctccttcccggtctgaatagcgttggtgcaaaatgtggtcctcatgatcttttgcataaattatgataatgagctagaagtattgtcacctaatcatgtcagactgtcccacgtAGATTattgaaactatacatatatacaaatcacaaaaagattcacacaaaaaactgtatttgtacaaaacgttttggggtcagttttgaccccatacggtaatctacgtcacaaaaaagctacggtggtttgagggttaagctaATCGGATTTTGTGTAAATCGGATTCTGaattaatcttattttgaaacaAACAGTTGGTTTGCTTTGCTTAGTTAGCCATTCCGGCATggttttgcaataaagttatcgtCAATAATAATGGATACAAAAGGGGCTGCTTTGTATATGCGATATTATGTATGTAGCACTACTCTTTCCAATAGAAGACCTTTGAACAGTTTTGACATTTGCCATTTCCTTATAGCCCCGGTACAGAGCTGCTATTTGACTATGGGATCAGGGTGGTCCATTTACTCTAAAGACAAGATTTCCAAGCGTCTATAGGTCCCTTTCAAACGCGGCTAGTGAAAGACTTACAGAGTTAGCCTTTTTCGCAGCCTTTTAGGGGCCTTAATTAtgcgttttttgtgtgtatgaagggatggataatctccaagcagatcctacggtgccataagatagtatcaaagctggccaaggagtatggcCGGCTAAAAAGAGTCAAACGGCCACCTccggtcgcatacacactcctacgccggcttcactcctctgccagcttttgatactatcttatgctaccgtaggatctgcttggagattagggggTGTGGGCGACAGTTCGTGCTCAACGTATAGGCAAGGTCCTTATGCAATAAAATAATCGCCGGTGCTCCTATAAGGCTGCATATGAGGCTACAAAAAGCATGGCTTGACAAAGTGACGGCCGAGGATTGCTAGTTGGTATGGTCTTTAATACCGTCGGCTTTTCGTTGCCAGGCTGTATCTAATGGTTTTTAAGCCGTCACACGAATCCTACCTGCACATAATCGCCTTTCTTTTAGCCATTGTAAAATCCTAACCCCACACCTAAGTGACTCAGCTATTCGCTCAGCTATCTAAAATCTGTGATAATTTGTAAGGTCGCAGGTATACAAAGAATTTGATATGGGTGCAAACAATTATTGGCTGTCTTCAAATAAAGGGTGTGATTCGTTTCCAGAGGGTGCATGGTCCGGTGTTTGCTGTCTACACAACTCGTTTACACGTTTATGCGTCATACGTCATTCCGTTGTTTGGAATGtgtcaaaaatttgttttttgaTCGTGACGAATCAATGAAGTCCTAACTTCGGAAACGCTGGTCCCTGACAACATAACCTGTCAAGTAGTATTTAGTGTTATATATCTAGGTATGGGCCAAAACAATGGGAAATTATTTAGTGGCAAAAATGACTGGAGTAAAAGGAAATCCAGCATTTTCTTTACATCGCCTAAGTTAGTATTTGCTTACACTTTTGATAATGTTAAACTTTTATCATAGAATAGAATATTTTAAAAAGTAACGGTAAAAGGGGGTCCTGAAGTATTTTTGAGTCTGTAGGGGGCAGTGggtttgttatccactgtgtctaggataCGGTATAGGGAGGAATAGCCCAACTCTATCCTTCTATGGCCTCTTACCTcctcaaccgaagtcaggtactcatttttacaccagggtgTTTGAAGAaattcatgttaa contains the following coding sequences:
- the LOC118420371 gene encoding uncharacterized protein LOC118420371, which encodes MASQGAVLVPRNVHIMDIPGTGRRNRPVNVGLTGRTNSTYWGPPPRETSGDATVTARISFPPTTTHVQRKQSGDRTVLPPPSRISRREPSRERLRGQSREHPRRPKPPSPPDVKQQDGAGVAENTTNNNNQNQSPPPTRGTQRDTGCRLNEIYELWKTDSYRDEARADGRKKLTPLATASRVLDPTGLTEESMEWLQGYTEEEERRQAVMKKCSDWVNSLPNRFPAFCQPGEKDSEPISALPPIIERE